From a region of the Williamwhitmania sp. genome:
- a CDS encoding flavodoxin: MKKIGVFYSFRSGKTAKVAEKLIEKLGKENAEGVDVDNAWDKEFKQYSSYIFGVPTWFDGELPSYWDELVPMLEDLDFKNKKVAIFGNGDQVKYAENFGDAVGIMAELISGLGATLVGFTSTDGYKFEASKACRDKQFVGLVIDFENQAKQNEQRIEKWAVQLSNEFM, translated from the coding sequence ATGAAAAAGATAGGTGTGTTTTACAGCTTTAGGTCAGGAAAAACGGCAAAGGTTGCTGAAAAGTTAATCGAGAAGCTTGGGAAGGAAAACGCCGAGGGTGTTGATGTTGATAATGCGTGGGATAAGGAGTTTAAACAATACAGCAGCTACATTTTTGGTGTGCCAACTTGGTTCGACGGTGAGCTGCCATCATACTGGGATGAGCTGGTTCCAATGCTGGAAGATCTAGATTTTAAGAATAAAAAGGTTGCAATTTTCGGTAATGGAGACCAAGTGAAATATGCTGAAAACTTTGGTGATGCAGTTGGGATAATGGCCGAGCTGATTTCCGGGTTAGGTGCAACTTTGGTTGGATTTACTTCCACTGATGGCTATAAATTTGAGGCGTCTAAGGCTTGTAGAGATAAACAATTCGTAGGGTTGGTTATAGATTTTGAAAACCAGGCAAAGCAAAATGAACAACGCATAGAAAAGTGGGCAGTCCAGCTGTCCAATGAGTTTATGTAG